The DNA window GACCGTCGCCCGCAAGACCGGCTTCCTGGCGCCCGGCTTCCTCGCCTCCAGCACGCTCGGCTTCGGCATGCAGGCGCCCTATTTCTGGGCGCCGACGCACGACTGGGACGTGACCCTGGCACCGACGCTGCTGTCCCGCCAGGGCGTGCTCGGCGACGTAGAGGTGCGCAACCGCCTGGAGACCGGCAAGTGGTCGGTCCGCCTCGTTGGCATCAATCAGAACGATCCGAGCGCCTTTTCCGGCACGAGCGGCGACCGCGTCTCGCGCGGTGCCGTCTTCACCAAGGGCGAGTTCAACATCAACGAACAGTGGAAGTGGGGCTGGGACGCCGTCCTGCTGTCCGACCGCAAGTTCCTGCTCGACTACAAGCTGGTTCCGTCCGACCGACAGGAAGCAACCTCGACCATCTATATGACCGGCAAGGGCGAGCGGAACTATTTCGACGCGCGCATCTATCAGTTCCAGGTGTTCGAGGACGACTACTACGTCTTCCGCAAGGATAACGGCAAGCCGCTGCCCTATGGCCGCTTCCTGGAACAGAAGCAGCCGCTGGTGGCGCCGGTCATCGACTATGACTTCGTCTATCCCGACCCGGTCATGGGCGGCGAACTGGCGGGTCGCTTCAACTTCACCAGCCTCAACCGGCTGAAGACCGACATCGATCAGATGCGTCAGGTCTACGGTGCTTCGGGCAACTACACCCGCATGTCGGCTGATGTGACCTGGCGGCGCCAGTATATCGACTCGATCGGTCAGATCTTTACGCCGTTCCTCGGCCTCAGGGCCGACCTGTTCTCGTCCCAGAGCACCAATCCGCATATCGGCTGGGTCGACACCGGCACCTATGCTCGGATCATGCCGACCGTCGGCCTCGAATATCGCTACCCGTTCATCGCCAACACGACCTTCGGCAACCACATCTTCGAACCGATCGCCCAGCTGGTGGCGCGGCCGAACGAGCAGTATGTCGGTCATCTGCCGAACGAGGATGCACAGAGCTTCGTCTTCGACACGAGCAATCTGTTCGATCCGGACAAATTCTCCGGATTCGACCGGGCCGAAGGCGCGACGCGGGCCAATATGGGCTTCCGTTACACCTTCCTGCCGACCGGCGGCGGGTCTGTGACCGTGCTGGCCGGACAGTCCTACCTGCTCGCCGGGACCAACAGCTTCGCCGACCCGCAGATCGCCCGGATCATGGTCATGGATCCGCGCCCGCTGACCGGCTACGGCTCCGGCCTCGACACTGACCGGTCCGACTACGTCACTTCGATCGCCATCGACACCGGCCGCGGCTTCCGGTTCGGGTCGAGCGCCCGCTTCGACAACCGGAGCCTGGCGCTGAACCGCGCCGAACTGCAGGCGACCGGCACCAGCGGCCCGCTGAGCGGCTCGCTGACCTATGCCTACCTGCGCACGCCGCAGTATTATTACAACCTTCTGAACAACACCTCCTACCAGATCGGCAAGCTCGATCCCGCACGCGAAGAAGTGCAGAGTGCCCTTAACCTGCGCATGGCTCAGAACTGGCGCCTGTTCGGCGGCATCCGCTACGATGTCGAGAATTCCTTCGTGGTCAACAACACGCTCGGGCTCGGTTTCGACAATGACAGCTTCTCCGCGTCGCTTGCCTACACGGAGGATACCGACCGGGCGCTGACCAAGTCGAAGGACAGCCGCATCCTGTCGGACCGTGTGCTCTATTTCCGTTTCG is part of the Prosthecodimorpha staleyi genome and encodes:
- a CDS encoding LPS-assembly protein LptD, which encodes MCADQRTSDPGVSSVPTAAGAQARLRAPFWCRAAALGAVVLTALSLADAGLAGGAAAQDIMKRLTQPKNGAAPKMFLESDQVVYDNKRNTVTAVGKVEIRYNGYTLSAARVTFHRVTKRVVAEGSARLVEPQGNVINGETIDVTENFRDGFVTSLAIDTTERSRFSAGKADRRDGNVTVFENGVYSACQTCVTEPNKPPFWQIRAAKIIHNQQEKTVYYEDAKLEFLGTPIAYVPYFSHPDPTVARKTGFLAPGFLASSTLGFGMQAPYFWAPTHDWDVTLAPTLLSRQGVLGDVEVRNRLETGKWSVRLVGINQNDPSAFSGTSGDRVSRGAVFTKGEFNINEQWKWGWDAVLLSDRKFLLDYKLVPSDRQEATSTIYMTGKGERNYFDARIYQFQVFEDDYYVFRKDNGKPLPYGRFLEQKQPLVAPVIDYDFVYPDPVMGGELAGRFNFTSLNRLKTDIDQMRQVYGASGNYTRMSADVTWRRQYIDSIGQIFTPFLGLRADLFSSQSTNPHIGWVDTGTYARIMPTVGLEYRYPFIANTTFGNHIFEPIAQLVARPNEQYVGHLPNEDAQSFVFDTSNLFDPDKFSGFDRAEGATRANMGFRYTFLPTGGGSVTVLAGQSYLLAGTNSFADPQIARIMVMDPRPLTGYGSGLDTDRSDYVTSIAIDTGRGFRFGSSARFDNRSLALNRAELQATGTSGPLSGSLTYAYLRTPQYYYNLLNNTSYQIGKLDPAREEVQSALNLRMAQNWRLFGGIRYDVENSFVVNNTLGLGFDNDSFSASLAYTEDTDRALTKSKDSRILSDRVLYFRFGLRTIGDGAVSNSLMR